The Setaria viridis chromosome 6, Setaria_viridis_v4.0, whole genome shotgun sequence genome contains a region encoding:
- the LOC117862230 gene encoding uncharacterized protein — protein MAWRESYMVDVVLIPLVLLFPVAYHLWLWRAVRHRPLRTIVGINAATCRLWVFAMAKDSEENALVVVHSLRNVIVDSTLAATAAVLLCTGVAAMLSCSSYAAVDALKDTGLGAQGDGAMSLKYAAFLVVFLLACVCHTLAVCSLNQAVFLVNGYSTPPFPVSRDYVVGVLERGLLLHLAGNRVFYAGVPLLLWTFGPVLACLSSLGMVPILYNIDMHDHVQSSEREQKWRSQRASGDVVAVGNDVQEEHV, from the exons ATGGCGTGGAGGGAGAGCTACATGGTGGACGTGGTGCTGATCCCTCTTGTCCTCCTCTTCCCCGTCGCCTACCACCTCTGGCTCTGGCGCGCCGTCCGACACCGCCCGCTCCGCACGATCGTGGGCATCAACGCCGCCACCTGCCGCCTCTGGGTCTTCGCCATGGCCAAG GATAGCGAGGAGAACGCGCTCGTCGTGGTGCACTCGCTGCGGAACGTGATCGTGGACTCCAcgctggcggcgacggcggccgtccTCCTCTGCACGGGGGTGGCCGCCATGCTGAGCTGCAGCAGTTAcgccgccgtggacgcgctCAAGGACACCGGCCTCGGCGCGCAGGGCGATGGCGCGATGTCGCTCAAGTACGCCGCGTtcctcgtcgtcttcctcctcgcctGCGTCTGCCACACCCTCGCCGTCTGCTCCCTCAACCAGGCCGTGTTCCTCGTCAATGGCTACTCCACCCCGCCCTTTCCGGTTTCCAGGGACTACGTCGTCGGGGTCTTGGAGCGGGGCCTCCTGCTCCACCTCGCCGGGAACAGGGTGTTCTACGCCGGCGTGCCCCTCCTACTCTGGACCTTCGGGCCGGTCTTGGCGTGCCTGAGCTCCTTGGGCATGGTCCCGATACTGTACAACATCGACATGCATGATCATGTGCAATCATCAGAAAGGGAGCAGAAATGGCGAAGCCAGCGGGCAAGTGGAGATGTGGTTGCTGTTGGGAACGATGTCCAAGAGGAGCATGTTTGA
- the LOC117861335 gene encoding uncharacterized protein, translating to MAWRDSYLDVVLIPLAVLFPAVYHLWLWRAVRRSPLSSTVGISAAARRLWVFSMMKNNEKQAILVVQSVRNVLMGSTLVATTSILFCTGVAAVLSSTYAVKKPLSDAVFGAHGEYMMALKYVVLLTVFLLAFLCHSLAICTLNQASFLVNALSPSPALHLPLTKDYVANVMERGFLLNLAGNRLFFAGAPLLLWIFGPVLPCICSMAMVPILYNIDTMEYVKEGRSNGEANAKVEMVDTESDQSTEV from the exons ATGGCGTGGAGGGACAGCTACTTGGACGTGGTGCTGATCCCCCTCGCCGTCCTCTTCCCCGCCGTGTACCACCTCTGGCTCTGGCGCGCCGTCCGCCGCAGCCCTCTCAGCTCCACCGTCGGCAtcagcgccgccgctcgccgcctctGGGTCTTCTCCATGATGAAG AACAACGAGAAGCAGGCGATCCTGGTGGTGCAGTCGGTGCGGAACGTGCTGATGGGGTCCACGCTGGTGGCGACGACGTCCATCCTCTTCTGCACCGGCGTCGCCGCGGTGCTCAGCAGCACCTACGCCGTGAAGAAGCCGCTCAGCGACGCCGTCTTCGGCGCGCACGGCGAGTACATGATGGCGCTCAAGTACGTCGTCCTCCtcaccgtcttcctcctcgccttcctctGCCACAGCCTCGCCATCTGCACGCTCAACCAGGCCTCCTTCCTCGTCAACGCGCTCTCCCCGTCCCCGGCGCTCCACCTCCCCCTCACCAAGGACTACGTCGCCAACGTCATGGAGAGGGGATTCCTCCTCAACCTCGCCGGCAACCGGCTCTTCTTCGCCGGCGCGCCGCTCCTGCTCTGGATCTTCGGGCCCGTCCTGCCGTGCATCTGCTCCATGGCCATGGTCCCGATACTCTACAACATCGACACGATGGAGTACGTCAAGGAAGGGAGGAGCAATGGCGAGGCCAATGCCAAAGTGGAGATGGTGGATACCGAGAGCGATCAGAGCACTGAGGTCTGA